A DNA window from Selenomonas sp. oral taxon 126 contains the following coding sequences:
- the mutL gene encoding DNA mismatch repair endonuclease MutL, whose translation MTQIRVLDDTTINKIAAGEVVERPASVVKELVENAMDAGATAIEIEIMGGGVSFIRVTDNGRGMTREDAETAILRHATSKISSVSDLQTVATLGFRGEALPTIASVSRFSLLTRQASDDLGTRVDILGGKTPEIEDAGCEIGTSVRVEELFFNTPARKKFLKTNTTEAGKISDYVIRLALSRPDIAFRFINNNRLTIMTAGDDSLRRAIESIYGGDTAGALIPLDFHDEEAEIRITGYISKPSVIRSSRAWQTYIVNGRTIQNRAIAKAIDNVYRALVPKMGFPLAVLRIEVPQRTIDVNVHPQKTEMKFEDEGRIFKAVYKSVLDAIRGAAGESTAIASSVEKPKFHYEAVPLNVGTSVSATPYTQKVDTYAMPPVRPQTVHEAVQWRGQSVDLRAAQDSVTAARTEERARFSAQTVPAAPSPHTEQGTEMEGNLLPIGQVDLTYIIAQSAQSLYIVDQHAAHERILFDRFSAQADGIPSQQMLVHAILSFDAREAQYIEENAELFDRLGFHLEAAGERTYRLTEAPADIPTDEAEDTIREILMSLGELHAATPANLRQAGIATMACRAAIKAGEELSVRQMEILLDELRATPFPFTCPHGRPTILRFDTHDLAKMFKRTGFNL comes from the coding sequence ATGACGCAGATTCGCGTACTGGACGATACCACCATCAACAAGATTGCGGCGGGTGAGGTTGTGGAACGTCCCGCCTCCGTTGTCAAGGAGCTTGTCGAAAACGCGATGGACGCGGGCGCGACGGCGATTGAAATCGAAATCATGGGCGGCGGTGTCAGCTTCATCCGCGTGACGGATAATGGGCGCGGCATGACGCGCGAGGATGCAGAGACGGCGATCCTGCGCCATGCGACGAGCAAGATCTCCTCCGTCTCGGATCTGCAGACCGTTGCGACGCTCGGTTTTCGCGGCGAAGCACTGCCGACCATCGCATCCGTCTCGCGTTTCTCCCTCCTCACGCGGCAGGCATCGGATGATCTCGGTACGCGTGTTGACATCCTCGGCGGCAAAACGCCCGAGATTGAGGATGCGGGCTGTGAGATCGGGACGAGTGTGCGCGTCGAGGAACTTTTTTTCAACACGCCCGCACGCAAGAAGTTTCTCAAGACGAATACGACCGAGGCGGGCAAGATCAGTGACTATGTGATTCGGCTTGCCCTCTCGCGCCCCGATATCGCATTTCGCTTCATTAACAACAACCGTCTCACCATCATGACGGCGGGGGATGACAGCCTGCGCCGCGCCATCGAGAGCATCTACGGCGGCGATACGGCGGGGGCACTGATCCCGCTCGACTTCCACGATGAGGAGGCGGAGATCCGTATCACGGGATACATCTCGAAACCGTCCGTGATCCGCAGCAGCCGTGCATGGCAGACGTACATCGTCAACGGGCGCACGATACAGAACCGCGCAATTGCGAAGGCGATTGACAACGTCTACCGCGCACTCGTTCCGAAGATGGGCTTTCCGCTCGCTGTCCTGCGCATCGAGGTGCCGCAGCGAACCATTGACGTGAACGTGCACCCGCAGAAAACGGAGATGAAATTCGAGGACGAGGGGCGCATCTTCAAGGCGGTATACAAGTCTGTGCTCGACGCGATTCGAGGAGCGGCGGGGGAGAGTACGGCAATTGCGTCGTCGGTCGAAAAGCCGAAATTTCACTACGAAGCCGTCCCGCTGAACGTCGGGACATCGGTCAGTGCCACTCCATACACGCAGAAAGTTGACACCTACGCGATGCCGCCCGTGCGCCCGCAGACCGTACATGAGGCGGTGCAGTGGAGAGGGCAGAGCGTTGACCTGCGTGCCGCGCAGGATTCTGTCACTGCCGCACGCACCGAAGAGCGTGCGAGATTTTCTGCGCAGACCGTACCCGCAGCACCGTCTCCGCACACAGAGCAGGGCACGGAGATGGAGGGAAATCTCCTCCCCATCGGGCAGGTCGATCTCACCTACATCATCGCCCAGAGTGCGCAGAGTCTCTACATCGTCGATCAGCACGCGGCACACGAGCGCATCCTCTTTGACCGTTTCTCCGCACAGGCGGACGGAATTCCGTCCCAACAGATGCTTGTACACGCGATTCTCTCCTTTGATGCGCGTGAGGCGCAGTACATCGAGGAGAATGCAGAGCTGTTTGACCGTCTCGGCTTCCACCTCGAAGCTGCGGGGGAGCGCACATATCGCTTGACCGAGGCACCTGCCGATATCCCGACGGACGAGGCAGAGGATACGATACGCGAGATCCTGATGTCCCTCGGCGAACTGCACGCGGCGACCCCCGCGAATCTGCGTCAGGCGGGGATCGCAACGATGGCATGCCGTGCGGCGATCAAGGCGGGGGAGGAGCTGAGTGTGCGTCAGATGGAAATCCTGCTCGACGAACTCCGTGCGACGCCGTTCCCGTTCACCTGTCCGCACGGACGACCGACCATCCTTCGATTCGATACCCATGATCTCGCGAAGATGTTCAAGCGCACGGGGTTCAACCTATGA
- a CDS encoding TIGR02530 family flagellar biosynthesis protein produces the protein MRIADDSIALVGQGRRGTDHGRKVMGSSGASFAEVLEGARERVRFSQHAEERLQRRGVMLTHTELEKLGSTIDRMREKGAREALIYMKDSTAMVVSVTNRTVITALDDVTAADSIFTNIDSAAII, from the coding sequence ATGAGGATTGCAGACGATTCGATAGCGCTGGTCGGGCAGGGACGCAGGGGGACCGACCACGGACGAAAAGTGATGGGCAGCAGCGGCGCGTCGTTTGCAGAGGTACTCGAGGGAGCAAGGGAGCGCGTTCGTTTCTCGCAGCACGCAGAAGAGCGGCTGCAGCGGCGCGGTGTCATGCTCACACACACGGAGCTCGAGAAGCTCGGCTCTACCATTGACCGTATGCGGGAGAAGGGCGCAAGGGAAGCCCTGATCTATATGAAGGACAGTACGGCGATGGTCGTCTCCGTGACGAACCGCACCGTGATCACGGCGCTTGACGACGTGACTGCGGCAGACAGCATTTTTACGAACATTGACAGTGCAGCCATTATCTGA
- the codY gene encoding GTP-sensing pleiotropic transcriptional regulator CodY — protein MITLLGKTRQINRLLQRSESVEYDGISRVLSNVLEANVYITDEGGKICGYALFDDDDDLMVNEAIEMGQFPRKYVDWLNRLEETHANVRVDAEGASYEKEMAELFREQNIVITPIYGPRRRLGTLVVASGKKEFGDPDLLLSEYGATVVGMEMLRDAAQRNEVEARQREAVRIAVETLSYSERKAAHAILQELASQGKFEGRLIASRIADEAKITRSVIVNALRKFESAGVIESKSLGMKGTFVRVTNSYLMEKLPELEEYASDVQWANLGSGVNL, from the coding sequence ATGATTACATTGCTGGGAAAAACACGGCAAATCAATCGTCTGCTGCAGCGTTCGGAAAGCGTTGAGTACGACGGGATCTCGCGCGTGTTGAGCAATGTCCTTGAGGCGAACGTCTACATTACGGACGAGGGCGGCAAAATTTGCGGATATGCGCTCTTTGACGATGATGACGACCTCATGGTCAACGAAGCGATTGAGATGGGACAGTTCCCGAGGAAGTATGTCGACTGGCTTAATCGCCTGGAGGAGACGCACGCCAACGTCCGCGTGGATGCGGAAGGTGCGTCCTATGAAAAAGAGATGGCGGAGCTCTTCCGCGAGCAGAACATCGTCATCACACCGATCTACGGCCCACGGCGCAGACTGGGGACTCTCGTTGTGGCAAGCGGCAAGAAAGAGTTCGGGGATCCTGACCTCCTGCTTTCGGAGTACGGCGCAACCGTAGTCGGTATGGAGATGCTGCGCGACGCGGCACAGCGCAATGAGGTCGAGGCGCGTCAGCGCGAGGCGGTACGCATTGCAGTGGAGACACTCTCGTACTCCGAGCGCAAGGCGGCGCACGCGATCCTGCAGGAGCTGGCGAGCCAAGGGAAGTTCGAGGGCAGACTCATCGCATCGCGCATTGCGGACGAGGCGAAGATCACGCGCTCGGTCATCGTCAACGCACTGCGCAAATTCGAGTCTGCAGGCGTCATCGAGTCGAAGTCGCTCGGCATGAAGGGGACGTTCGTGCGCGTCACGAACTCCTACCTCATGGAGAAGCTGCCCGAACTCGAGGAATACGCCTCGGATGTCCAGTGGGCGAATCTCGGCAGCGGTGTCAACCTCTAA
- the mutS gene encoding DNA mismatch repair protein MutS produces MDAQNVTPMMQQYLSAKEAHPGELLFFRLGDFYEMFFDDAKIAAKELGLTLTSRSGDLDKNPMCGVPYHAADSYIARLVAKGFKVAIAEQIGDPKAKGLTHREVVKVVTPGTALSDEVLRDAANIYIALLHDCGDGKFVLAGADISTGEAFYASYAGETAAQQIMDELYRRMTAELLFTEGFSLSDTVRAFLTQRLPHCAVSAVAAEADGVLLTQHFTATEIPADAGAQTAVETLLHYLHDTVRTDLSQINRLSFLDTRETMQLDTYTLRNLEITRSLRDGGKKNTLFDVLDFTRTPMGMRLLKSWLEHPLLTPHRIDARLGAVAELVENAPLRGSLREHLRSVYDFERLLTRIETQTANARDLVALRVSLAALPAVREILGTAASSLLVRAHASIETFDVLRDSLERAIVDEPGLSVREGGIIRAGYDAALDELHAFSHDSKSLLQEMEERERSRTGIKTLKIGYNKVFGYYIEVRHSGRDQVPEDYIRKQTLANTERFITEELKDFEAKILGAQEKITALEYHIFTELREQVRAQLVPIQNVARAIARVDVLQSLAEAAASYRYVRPKVTSNGTILIRDGRHPLVERLLQREVFVPNDTDLSHGGTETMLITGPNMAGKSTYMRQVALLTLMAQVGSFVPARTAEIAPVDRIFTRIGASDDLVSGQSTFMVEMNEVAQILREATRDSLVILDEIGRGTSTFDGMSIARAVVEHIDTRIHAKTLFATHYHELTEMENERIRNYCIAVREKGKNVAFLRRIVAGAADKSYGIHVARLAGLPSKVTARAEEILHALEQKDAASAVAEIPAANAQEMLPAEGMASLFADGTLDELRTLDIMTMTPLEAMNTLYRLQEQARKEAGQA; encoded by the coding sequence ATGGACGCGCAGAACGTCACGCCGATGATGCAGCAATATCTGAGCGCAAAAGAGGCGCATCCGGGCGAACTGCTCTTTTTCCGCCTCGGCGACTTCTACGAGATGTTCTTTGACGACGCAAAGATTGCGGCAAAGGAGCTGGGGCTGACGCTCACAAGCCGCAGCGGCGACCTCGACAAAAACCCCATGTGCGGCGTGCCCTACCACGCGGCGGACAGCTACATCGCGCGTCTCGTTGCAAAGGGGTTCAAGGTTGCCATCGCCGAGCAGATCGGCGACCCAAAGGCAAAGGGGTTGACGCACCGCGAGGTGGTAAAGGTCGTCACGCCCGGCACTGCCCTCTCGGACGAGGTGCTGCGCGACGCGGCGAACATCTACATCGCACTCCTGCATGACTGCGGTGATGGGAAGTTCGTCCTCGCGGGTGCGGATATCTCGACGGGCGAGGCGTTCTATGCGTCCTATGCGGGGGAGACTGCCGCACAGCAGATTATGGACGAACTCTACCGCCGCATGACGGCGGAGCTGCTCTTTACGGAGGGATTTTCTCTCTCCGATACCGTGCGTGCCTTTCTCACGCAGCGTCTTCCGCACTGCGCCGTTTCTGCGGTTGCGGCGGAGGCGGACGGTGTGCTCCTCACGCAACATTTCACAGCGACGGAGATTCCGGCGGATGCAGGTGCGCAGACGGCGGTCGAGACGCTTCTGCACTACCTGCACGATACCGTCCGAACCGATCTCTCGCAGATCAATCGCCTTTCCTTCCTCGACACGCGTGAGACGATGCAGCTCGACACCTATACGCTCCGCAATCTTGAGATCACACGCAGTCTGCGCGACGGCGGCAAGAAGAACACACTCTTTGACGTGCTCGATTTCACACGTACGCCGATGGGGATGCGCCTTCTGAAATCGTGGCTTGAGCATCCGCTTCTGACCCCGCATCGGATTGATGCGCGGCTCGGTGCTGTTGCGGAACTCGTGGAGAATGCACCGCTGCGCGGAAGTCTGCGCGAGCACCTGCGCTCGGTCTATGACTTTGAGCGTCTCTTGACGCGCATCGAGACCCAGACGGCGAACGCACGCGACCTCGTTGCCCTGCGCGTTTCCCTTGCGGCACTCCCCGCCGTCCGCGAAATCCTCGGTACGGCGGCGAGCAGCCTCCTCGTACGTGCGCACGCATCCATTGAGACCTTTGACGTCCTGCGCGACAGCCTCGAGCGCGCCATTGTGGACGAGCCGGGGCTGTCCGTGCGCGAGGGCGGCATCATCCGCGCGGGCTATGACGCGGCACTCGATGAACTGCACGCGTTTTCCCACGACAGCAAGTCCCTCCTGCAGGAGATGGAGGAACGCGAGCGTTCGCGTACGGGCATCAAGACGCTCAAGATCGGCTACAACAAGGTCTTCGGCTACTACATCGAGGTGCGCCATAGCGGGCGCGACCAAGTGCCGGAGGACTACATCCGCAAGCAGACGCTTGCCAATACGGAACGCTTCATCACAGAGGAACTGAAGGACTTCGAGGCGAAGATCCTCGGAGCGCAGGAGAAAATCACCGCGCTTGAGTATCATATTTTCACTGAATTACGTGAGCAGGTGCGGGCGCAGCTTGTCCCCATCCAGAATGTCGCGCGTGCGATCGCGCGCGTCGATGTCCTCCAGAGCCTTGCCGAGGCGGCGGCAAGTTATCGCTACGTGCGCCCAAAGGTGACATCGAACGGAACGATCCTCATACGGGACGGACGTCACCCGCTCGTGGAGCGTCTGCTGCAGCGCGAGGTGTTTGTCCCGAACGATACGGATCTCAGTCATGGCGGGACTGAAACAATGCTCATCACGGGGCCGAACATGGCGGGCAAATCCACCTATATGCGGCAGGTCGCGCTGCTTACGCTCATGGCGCAGGTCGGCAGCTTCGTCCCCGCACGTACGGCAGAGATCGCGCCCGTCGACCGCATCTTCACGCGTATCGGCGCGAGCGACGACCTCGTAAGCGGACAGAGCACCTTCATGGTGGAGATGAACGAGGTCGCGCAGATTCTGCGCGAGGCGACGCGTGACAGCCTCGTCATCCTCGATGAGATCGGGCGCGGTACAAGTACGTTCGACGGCATGAGCATTGCGCGCGCCGTCGTGGAGCACATCGACACGCGCATCCACGCAAAGACCCTCTTTGCAACGCACTATCACGAGCTGACGGAGATGGAGAACGAGCGCATCCGCAACTACTGCATTGCCGTGCGCGAAAAGGGAAAGAACGTCGCATTCCTGCGCCGCATCGTCGCGGGTGCGGCGGACAAGTCCTACGGCATCCACGTTGCGCGTCTCGCGGGACTGCCGTCGAAGGTGACGGCGCGGGCAGAGGAGATTCTGCACGCGCTCGAACAGAAGGATGCCGCGTCCGCTGTCGCCGAAATACCCGCTGCAAACGCGCAGGAAATGCTGCCCGCCGAGGGGATGGCATCCCTCTTTGCGGATGGCACCCTCGATGAGCTTAGAACACTGGACATCATGACCATGACGCCGCTTGAGGCGATGAATACACTCTATCGCTTGCAGGAACAGGCGCGAAAGGAGGCAGGGCAGGCATGA
- a CDS encoding type II toxin-antitoxin system RelE/ParE family toxin: MEWGDNLNGNYDVEGNAGFSCKTFYFALVCVLLICYHTKMKEGLRLNVVFYEKEDGTIPVADFINSLDKKMHVKTIHTLELLKEYGHMLRSPYSKELNDGIMELRISVGSNISRILYFFIVGNTAILTNGFIKKTQKTPPNEIQRAKIYRADYQRRNPSC, translated from the coding sequence GTGGAATGGGGGGATAACTTAAATGGAAATTATGATGTTGAGGGGAATGCGGGCTTTTCTTGCAAGACATTTTATTTTGCGCTTGTATGCGTGTTGTTAATTTGTTATCATACAAAGATGAAGGAAGGTCTGCGCTTGAACGTCGTATTCTACGAGAAAGAAGACGGAACCATCCCCGTTGCCGATTTCATCAACTCGCTGGACAAAAAAATGCATGTGAAAACGATTCACACACTAGAACTCTTGAAGGAGTATGGTCATATGCTCCGCTCTCCATACTCGAAAGAACTAAATGACGGTATCATGGAGCTGCGTATCAGCGTGGGAAGCAACATTTCACGTATCTTGTACTTCTTCATAGTAGGCAATACCGCTATTCTCACAAATGGCTTTATCAAAAAGACGCAAAAGACACCGCCGAATGAAATACAACGCGCGAAGATATATCGCGCAGACTACCAAAGGAGGAATCCATCATGTTGA
- a CDS encoding branched-chain amino acid transport system II carrier protein yields the protein SYERLLLFSILFSFAASNVGLTQIIALAVPFLVVIYPLVIVFVILSLFDRAIGWRKSIYQCAMALTLVFSLIDGLHAAGLSNAAMHAILVSYIPFYEVMMGWVCPAIVGALVGLGVSLFQTAPATVEET from the coding sequence TCTCGTATGAGCGTCTGCTGCTCTTCTCGATTCTCTTTAGCTTTGCCGCGTCGAACGTCGGACTCACGCAGATCATCGCCCTTGCCGTTCCATTCCTCGTCGTAATCTATCCGCTCGTCATTGTATTCGTCATTCTCTCGCTCTTTGACCGCGCGATCGGATGGCGCAAAAGCATCTATCAGTGCGCAATGGCGCTGACGCTCGTATTCTCGCTGATCGACGGTCTGCACGCAGCGGGACTGAGCAATGCGGCGATGCACGCCATCCTCGTCAGCTATATACCATTCTACGAGGTTATGATGGGCTGGGTCTGTCCCGCCATCGTCGGTGCGCTCGTGGGACTCGGTGTCTCACTGTTCCAGACTGCGCCTGCGACGGTGGAGGAAACGTAA
- the brnQ gene encoding branched-chain amino acid transport system II carrier protein produces MEGTAINSLKKKDLLTLGFMMFSIYFGAGNLIFPPALGQAAGDHTLLAMLGFMTTGIGLPLLGITAIAFAGGEYVPLLRAKTWPMFATALLVILYLIIGPLFAMPRTGAVSFEIGIRPFLAEENLGLGQFIYTAIFFAASYYLALNPNKIIDRVGKMLTPALLIVLGILFVQAFHAPLGEVFAPTGSYIDAPFAQGFQDGYQTMDLLASIAIGALVANAVRLRGITDSHAIGAACLVSGLITVTLMAIVYGSLAYIGATSASVLGHSENGGQILSGAVGIFFGSAGNLLLAVIIALACLTTCCGITSSAAMFFNKLLKGRISYERLLLFSIL; encoded by the coding sequence ATGGAGGGAACTGCCATAAACTCGTTAAAAAAGAAAGACCTACTGACGCTCGGCTTCATGATGTTCTCGATCTACTTCGGCGCGGGCAATCTGATCTTCCCGCCCGCGCTCGGTCAGGCGGCGGGCGATCACACGCTGCTCGCCATGCTTGGCTTCATGACGACGGGCATCGGGCTGCCGCTCCTCGGCATCACGGCGATTGCGTTCGCGGGCGGCGAATATGTACCGCTCCTGCGCGCCAAGACGTGGCCGATGTTCGCGACGGCGCTGCTCGTCATCCTCTATCTCATCATCGGGCCGCTGTTTGCAATGCCGCGCACGGGCGCTGTCTCGTTTGAGATTGGCATACGCCCCTTTCTCGCGGAGGAAAATCTCGGACTCGGTCAGTTCATCTACACGGCAATCTTCTTCGCAGCGTCCTACTATCTCGCGCTGAACCCGAACAAGATCATCGACCGCGTGGGCAAGATGCTGACACCCGCGCTTCTGATCGTCCTCGGCATTCTCTTTGTTCAGGCGTTTCATGCGCCACTGGGAGAAGTATTCGCACCCACAGGCAGCTATATCGATGCACCGTTCGCGCAGGGATTCCAGGACGGCTATCAGACAATGGATCTGCTCGCCTCGATCGCCATCGGTGCACTCGTAGCAAACGCCGTGCGTCTGCGCGGAATCACGGACAGTCATGCAATCGGTGCCGCGTGCCTCGTCTCAGGTCTCATCACGGTCACGCTGATGGCGATTGTCTACGGCTCACTTGCCTACATCGGTGCAACGAGCGCATCGGTGCTTGGTCACTCGGAGAACGGCGGTCAGATTCTCTCGGGTGCGGTCGGTATCTTCTTCGGCTCTGCGGGCAATCTTCTGCTCGCCGTCATCATTGCACTCGCCTGCCTCACGACCTGCTGCGGCATCACCTCGAGTGCGGCGATGTTCTTCAACAAGCTGCTGAAGGGACGTATCTCGTATGAGCGTCTGCTGCTCTTCTCGATTCTCT
- a CDS encoding DedA family protein encodes MEYFSQIFLSFIASWGYVAVAVLMAAENACIPIPSELILGFAGYLISAGHMSFEGALLAGMVGGLLGSIFAYGVGARGGRPFVDRYGKYFFIKKSHVDTAQDWFDRYGLKAVFFSRMLPVIRTFISLPAGFARVDTKRFFTYTIAGSLPWTAAILYAGMMLGENWTDLMAYGHEASMIFVVCSVIAIIYFYLKWKKKKKRHLR; translated from the coding sequence GTGGAATATTTCTCTCAGATTTTTCTCTCGTTCATCGCCTCGTGGGGCTATGTCGCCGTTGCCGTGCTCATGGCAGCGGAGAATGCGTGCATCCCGATCCCAAGCGAGCTCATCCTCGGCTTCGCGGGCTATCTCATCTCTGCGGGGCATATGTCGTTCGAGGGCGCGCTGCTCGCGGGCATGGTCGGCGGATTGCTCGGCTCAATTTTCGCCTATGGGGTCGGGGCGCGCGGCGGACGTCCGTTCGTGGATCGGTACGGGAAATATTTCTTCATCAAAAAATCCCACGTCGATACGGCGCAGGATTGGTTTGACCGCTACGGACTGAAGGCGGTGTTCTTCAGTCGCATGCTGCCCGTGATCCGCACGTTCATCTCGCTGCCCGCGGGATTTGCGCGCGTCGATACGAAGCGGTTCTTCACCTACACGATCGCGGGCTCCCTCCCGTGGACGGCGGCGATCCTCTACGCGGGCATGATGCTCGGGGAGAACTGGACGGATCTCATGGCGTACGGACATGAGGCGAGCATGATCTTCGTCGTCTGCTCCGTCATTGCCATTATTTATTTCTACCTCAAGTGGAAAAAGAAAAAGAAGCGCCACCTGCGGTGA
- the miaB gene encoding tRNA (N6-isopentenyl adenosine(37)-C2)-methylthiotransferase MiaB: MRGRYKILVYGCQMNIADAERMEGQLQGSGYARTEEMSDADIILINTCCVRETAEDKVYGKIGEIKKIKEKNPKLIFGIAGCMAQKEGDNLMRRAPHIDFVLGTGKVQELTRIIAEIAAEHTSVVDVALSDSEIAENLPVARGGKFSAWVPIMYGCNNFCTYCIVPYVRGRERSRAPEEVVAEVQRAVAEGYREVTLLGQNVNSYGKDHKAADFADLLRMVDEVEGIRRVRFMTSHPKDIGDKLIDTIKNGTHICEHIHLPVQYGSSRILKAMNRGYTVERYRERAQRVREALPSASLTTDLIVGFPGETDEDFAEMLSFLREMRYDSAYTFLYSKRSGTPAATMAEQVPDDVKHARLNALMEEQNAISREINEALLGRTLEVMVEGASKNDAAVWSGRTRTNKIVLFPHGAEQEGDFVQVRVTQPQTWVLKGEVVS, translated from the coding sequence ATGCGGGGACGGTATAAAATCCTTGTCTATGGTTGTCAGATGAACATTGCGGACGCCGAGCGCATGGAGGGGCAGCTGCAGGGCTCGGGCTATGCGCGGACGGAGGAGATGTCGGATGCCGACATCATCCTCATCAATACCTGTTGCGTGCGCGAGACGGCGGAGGACAAGGTGTATGGGAAGATTGGTGAGATCAAAAAGATCAAGGAGAAAAATCCAAAGCTGATCTTCGGCATCGCGGGCTGCATGGCGCAGAAGGAGGGGGATAACCTCATGCGCCGCGCGCCGCATATCGACTTTGTGCTCGGCACGGGCAAGGTGCAGGAACTCACGCGCATCATCGCCGAGATTGCGGCGGAGCATACGTCCGTTGTGGATGTTGCACTGTCGGACAGTGAGATTGCAGAGAATCTGCCCGTTGCGCGCGGCGGAAAGTTCTCCGCATGGGTGCCGATCATGTACGGCTGCAACAACTTCTGTACCTACTGCATCGTTCCCTATGTGCGCGGACGGGAGCGTAGCCGCGCGCCGGAGGAGGTCGTCGCGGAGGTGCAGCGCGCCGTGGCGGAGGGCTATCGTGAGGTGACGCTCCTCGGGCAGAATGTGAATTCGTATGGAAAGGATCACAAGGCGGCAGACTTTGCCGATCTCCTGCGCATGGTGGACGAGGTGGAGGGCATTCGTCGCGTGCGCTTTATGACCTCGCATCCAAAGGACATTGGCGACAAGCTGATTGATACAATCAAGAACGGCACGCATATCTGCGAGCATATCCACCTGCCTGTGCAGTACGGGAGCAGCCGCATCCTGAAGGCGATGAACCGCGGCTATACGGTGGAGAGATACCGCGAGCGCGCGCAGCGCGTGCGGGAGGCACTGCCCTCTGCGAGCCTCACGACGGATCTTATCGTCGGCTTTCCGGGGGAGACGGACGAGGACTTTGCCGAGATGCTTTCGTTCCTGCGCGAGATGCGCTACGACTCGGCGTATACGTTCCTCTACTCAAAGCGCTCGGGTACACCCGCCGCGACGATGGCGGAGCAAGTCCCTGATGATGTGAAGCACGCGCGGCTGAATGCGCTCATGGAGGAGCAGAACGCGATCAGCCGTGAGATTAACGAGGCACTTTTGGGGCGCACGCTCGAAGTGATGGTCGAGGGCGCGAGTAAGAATGACGCAGCAGTGTGGAGTGGGCGCACACGCACGAACAAGATTGTGCTGTTCCCGCACGGCGCGGAGCAGGAGGGCGACTTCGTGCAGGTGCGCGTGACCCAGCCGCAGACATGGGTGCTCAAAGGGGAAGTCGTGTCGTAG
- a CDS encoding class I SAM-dependent methyltransferase: MRTGSISAIVTTVRRGQKYTEANRALAARTAAALGIPNVPRGSDSLEELRAAYGVDAALVARRGLLTLVTAEGELFFHPGMAHLRIKNLLLGHGDHLVTALGLVEGMHVLDCTLGTGADAIVESFAVGAQGTVTALEANPLIAAVIADGLAHATGDNYDMHAAMRRITVHHADALTYLRTQERDSVDVVYFDPMFRRPLHESAGMNALRVLADMRALTEEAVAEACRVARRRVVMKERRESAEFARLGFDTLTGGKYSRIAYGVMELNK; encoded by the coding sequence ATGAGGACAGGCTCTATCAGCGCGATTGTCACGACCGTACGGCGTGGGCAGAAATACACGGAGGCGAATCGTGCGCTTGCGGCACGGACGGCGGCAGCACTCGGTATTCCAAACGTTCCACGCGGCAGTGATTCGCTCGAAGAACTGCGTGCGGCATATGGCGTGGATGCTGCGCTTGTCGCACGGCGCGGCCTCTTGACCCTCGTCACGGCGGAGGGGGAGCTCTTCTTTCATCCGGGCATGGCGCATTTGCGTATCAAAAATTTGCTGCTCGGTCACGGCGATCACCTCGTCACTGCGCTTGGGCTTGTGGAGGGGATGCACGTCCTTGACTGCACTCTCGGTACGGGCGCGGATGCGATTGTCGAGAGCTTTGCCGTCGGGGCGCAGGGAACGGTCACGGCACTTGAGGCGAATCCCCTGATTGCGGCAGTCATCGCAGACGGGCTCGCGCACGCCACGGGGGACAACTACGACATGCACGCGGCAATGCGACGCATCACCGTACATCACGCGGACGCGCTCACATATCTGCGGACGCAGGAGCGGGACAGTGTCGATGTCGTCTACTTCGACCCCATGTTTCGCCGTCCGCTGCACGAGAGTGCGGGCATGAACGCCCTGCGCGTCCTCGCGGACATGCGTGCGCTCACAGAGGAGGCTGTTGCCGAGGCGTGCCGCGTCGCACGCCGCCGCGTCGTCATGAAGGAGCGGCGGGAGAGCGCAGAGTTTGCCCGTCTCGGCTTCGATACCCTCACGGGCGGCAAGTACAGCCGCATCGCATACGGTGTGATGGAGCTGAACAAATAG